One Hylaeus volcanicus isolate JK05 chromosome 8, UHH_iyHylVolc1.0_haploid, whole genome shotgun sequence genomic window, AGCTCTTTGAATGATTCGTACATTTGATGTTAATACAaacttttaagaaattatatatttaatttcttaagtagaaatattaatcAGTACTTATCAACTTTCTTCTCCTTTAACAGATTTTGTAACGGAATTATAATGGGCACCTAGTTCGTACATATGACGATGATAGGTTAATATCATTCTTTTCCCATTGCTATACTCGTTACCAACAATGTACGATGCGCTCGTTGCTTGAATAACTTCTATTGGACATTTCAATACATGCGAAAGAACTTGTagctattttaaaataaaagtaattatataaGTATCATTAGGAAAAACTTCATTCTACATTAAATTCCAATTCACCTAACCTCAATAGCACCTCCCCAAGCGCTTGTACCTGCTACATCATTGCAATACTTCTCATACTGTTCAGGTGAAAGAACATTATCAGAATCTGGATTAGAAATGAAtggtaaaaattcattcatatTCTCTCTTAAATGTACAGCAGTTTTTGTCCTGAGttcatgaaaattcaatgGTGTTTCTCCTATAACTTTCAATTGATGTGCAACAGCATTATACAAACTGTaagaattgtataattaatacaaaatatttataatcaatgcAGAACTAATACTTTACAAATAAGTATCTCACCAATGACCATCACTTGGAATATCAAACATCATTAGATCACGTtcttgaagaattttttttatggctTGCAattcaacatttcttttgcCAAAAACATTTAATGCTTCTTGCTCTATTATTCTCTCATTACGTTCTCTCTCTGCATTTGCTTTTTTGTCTCTCCTTTTTTGTGCTTTCGAAACTCTGTGTGTCAACTGTTCGtgttgtatatcattttttatcactTCATCATTATAACTTTCAATATTCTCATCTTCcgtgttattaatattaagatgTGCAACTTTCCATCTAGTAGATTCTTCTTCTTGCTTTTCATCCAAGGCTTCTTCTAGACGACTAATTTCTTCTgtaacttcttttttcttctttttgtcaCCCTTGCAAATTgacttctttaaaatttgtatttgtgcTGTAATTCAGAAACGATAATTGTACAAATGTGTACGTAAAATATGTGTTTACGTGATATAATTAAATGCTAGTAACAGAGCATAACTTAACGCACATATGTAAGAGTAACATTTCGATCGATTACTGTTTTGAAACATAAAAgcgacattttaaaaaaaaatatcggaGTTTAGAGTTACTTAACTCGATTACCTTGTAGTtcctttcgttcttttttatgtttctgCGTTAATCCTTCTTCCGTCAATGTTATCTCTGCCATTGTGAATGTTGAGGTTAGCTATAAGCAATATTAGCTATAAGACATTTATTTTGAGGTTAATTTACAGCGCTATCTACCAGGATTCAATGGATGCAtcaaaaaatatctttctCATAGAAACGTGATAAAGGGGCTATTTACAATTCTTTGAAAATCAGGTTTGCAGTTTACTGTATCTGCATTGATCTGTATGCATTGCATTAGTATCAGTAATACCAGTAAGCATGTTTAGTCGTTAATGGTCATGCTGATAGAagtttttcagatttttttaattgtttacttaattagtgaatgtaaaaatatggCAACTGACGAGAATTCGTGGAAAACGCAAAGTTTCCGACAAAGTGTAATTGCGAAAATGTAAGTTAATTCATGATAATATCATTCTGataatacatattacaaaatataatgatAACAGTATCGCCCATCGTATAtactgaatattttctttacagaGATGAAGTTGTACAAACGTCTGGAATGCCCACTACAAGAAATAGCATTGATATGGAAAATCATGTTTTTCAGAAGGCAAAAACTAGGGTATgttgtacttttttttcttattaaatttactttgttGACTTTTccagtttaaaaattattaagtaatttcATGACTAACATAGACTTGTCTCATTGCAGGAGGAATATCTAGGTTTTGTTGCCAGGTTGATTCTACATGTCAGAGAACTcagtaatatatatttgcttTATTACATAGAGTTTAAAATAGAAGTATttgttaaatgtatatttccattttctttttagactCCAAGAAAGGTGCAGGAGGTGCTGCACCAGGTACAGGTGGTACAGGAAATCAAGGGATGCCAGATCCAATTGGGGCATTGCAAACATTGGCACGCCAGGGAACTGGTATTAATCAAATGATGAGTATGAGTGGACCAGGATCTAATCCTCAAGGAATAATTCAGCAACCACCTACCAATACTGCTACCAATCGTAAGTTTACATATCAACATTGTAAACttttgttagaaataattatatctttaGCAGTCTGCctaaaaatttttatgtttatacgtTTTTGTGACCACTGAAATGTGTATCACTTGTTAGGATGAATCCTGTATActataaatatcaaatgtCATTGGTTGTGATATAGATAttataaacagaaaattcaTCTGTGCCACATCCacttttataacaaaaacTGATATTCATAGTGCATATAATGAGGTATATTATCTTAGTTACTAAAATTTACACAAAGATGTATCTTGTTTTGAGAAACATGACCTCAATAATAACATTGCAAGTTCTCCAACATTTATATGTCAAAAATCTATGGAGAAGGTATGGTTACTCTAAGAAACTTGCAACAGATACAAAGAGTAGTATTTGAAtctagaattttctttcttggaGGGAACTATTCTAAAAGTATAAACTTTAAATACTCTGTAATATGTAGTATCCtgaattgttaattttattgaatattttttattttatagaacaGAGAAACCTAACCTAACCTAATTActgttattacaaaattataatcattGTTTATTGCTAAATCTTGTGTCATATTTACAACAAACtcagaaaaatgtcgagaCTGACTAACAGATATTACTCACAGTATGACAGTTCCATAGAAAGTTATTCTCTTTATGATTCTGATAATTcagttgaatataaaaaattaatgaattcacCATCTCAAGTCGAATTTCAACAATATATTCAACGTAGAAAAGATGAAGAAGCATTGCATGAATCATGGAAACATACTATCAGTTACAGAAAAAACTTTGCAAAAGTAATTGAAGAGCAATGTGGCATGAAAGTTGCCTTAGCAGATGATCGAGTTTGTTATCATTATAAACCTATTGTTACTGGATCTTCTTTAAAAGgcatcaaatttaaaataacactcgcatatattcaattattacgAAAATGGTACATCAGTTTAGGACGCACTCGATTACcagaaactataaatattaataatgaaataaagagaGGCACTCATGATCCTGTTGGACAAAGAGTTCTTAAAATGGTAGATAAAGTCAAGATTTTGTTAGATACCTTTGCACGAAGATTAGTATATGTGTACCAAGTAATTGATAAAGTGAAAGAAACATATAGTGatatagaatttgaagtaaataaatcacTGACCATTGTGAAAGTATTGCTGAAAGAGAAAGGGTGGCCAATGGATATAGAGAAAACAAGTTACaaagatattattattctaaagcTAGAATTAGATGAAAATCTACAAATTGCAAGCCTTGCATATGAGTATATATGCAAACAAGGTGCATCgcaaaaattgaaggaaatgTGTGTACATAAACTCgaaaagaagttaaaaatattttttgatttcCCTCTAATGGAagcatttgaaattttcattagaaatgaatatttcgaaCAAGTATCATCTTCATCTTAATTATATCATTGTAATATGTTTAAGTGATTGAATAcgtactatatttttttatattaagttgttattatatttgaaattgatcaGAAAGAAGATGTTTATCTATCTATAACTTgcatatgttattttttatcacGTTTTTCGATGTATTCTTACTtctgtttacataaataaataatatgttcaACTGAATATGTACGTTGATTTTACataactataaatttattcgcaacaattaatttaatttgtactaACGATTTTCGTTAGTATTGCAAAGTCTAAATCAACGTCCTGGGCAACCTATGACCATGCAAggtatgcaaaataaaatgccaGGAATGGGTATGATGCCTGCCCAAACCAGTGGTCCGATGGGTCATATGAGTTCAATTCAGACTATGCAAAATAATTCGATGTTAACCCAGATGAATCAAATGGGGCAAGGACAAATTCCTCCGCAAATGAATCAAGTAGTCCCTAATCAAATGGGACAAATTACTCCAGGACAAATGCAGCAAAGCATGCAGGTATACATATCGCGAGAAGGAGTATGTATTTTCAATGATtgtaatacaaatatacaaataagtAACAAAATACGTATTTGTTTCAGACTCAAATGCAGAATCAATTATCAGGTCAAATGGGTAATCAAATTGGTGGATCTATAAGTGGAATTCAAACTAGTATGCCACAACAGATGAATCAAATTACTTCGGCGCAATTAGGTTCTGCTCAAATGCAACAATTAAATCATATGCAAAGAAAagtatgtaaatgaaaaattaatatatatataattacgcgcgaaaatattttgaaacgttcACAAGTATTTTTACTTACAGTCAGGTGAAATGATAAACACTGGATTTCCAGGTCCTCGAAACGTTACAGCAAATCAGTTTTTACGACAAAGTCCGTCACCGTCGGCTCCAAGTCCAGCTGGTTTAGGGGCACCATCGAGGTTATGTTCTGAAATCATTTGTTAAACATATTAGTATTAatagatatttaaatgatattatatttgcaGTAATCAGATGGTAGCTTCTCCAGCGTTAGTTCCATCTCCGAGCCCGCAACATGCTATAATGGGAGGACCTCAACGATCTGTAGGTATGTTTAAAGAATTTGGAATCTAAGGTAATCTAtactttcaaatacaaatgaaaaagataataaataatacgcgTTCAACTAGGTATGGCACCATCTCCTAGCAGTTCTTTGAACACTCCAGGAGGTGTGGGCGCTACTCCAAGTCCGCAACAAGAAGATCAAGCGTATAGAGATAAAGTTAGACAATTGAGTAAATACATTGAACCTTTGCGAAGAATGATCGCCAAGATGGGTAACGATGGAAGTAAGTAAATTAGGAAATATAATGACGTAGTACATATTaggtaatatatataaatatatatcacaTTTACTTCCTTTGTAGATGTcgataaattaagtaaaatgaagaagcttttagaaattttatcgaaccCTAGCAAACGTATGCCGATGGATACACTGTTAAAGTGTGAGGTAGTCCTTGAAAAAGTGGACGTTAAACGTAGTGATGCTAGTGTTGGGCGAGTATCAACGTTAAAAGAACATCATTTCTTCAGTCCACTTTTGGAAGCAGTAAGCACGCACCTTCAAAGCCCAGTGGTCAACCATACGTTACAACGTACCTTTGGTCCATGTCTAGAAGCTTTATTTGGTCCAGAAATAAAgtgtgtaatatttatattctataaagAACTATCTATTAAACTCCATGGTAccattaatgaaattttctttatgcAAATAGGAATTTACCACCGccattaaagaaacaaaaaatagaagaatctCCTAGCGATATACCAGATGTATTACAGGGAGAAATAGCACGATTAGATCAACGATTTAAGGTAACttcgttacaaatatatttctttcgtataatacatatatggATATCATATTTTATAGGTTAGCCTTGATCCAGCGCAACAAAATGGATCCAAgtgtattcaattaatatgTTGGTTGGACGATCGTCATCTTCCATGCGTTCCACCAGTATCGGTTACAGTTCCTGCTGATTATCCCCTAACGCCTCCGCGTTGCGTTATGGCGCCTCATGAATACGCTACTACGTTCCTATGCGCTGTACAAAAAGCTCTAAACGCGCGTATAACGAAGCTTCCTCGTCGTTTTTCTGTATCTCAATTATTGGACACCTGGGAAATGAGCGTGAGGCAAGCCAGCGCACCTTCGCAAACGCCTGTTACTACAAATACTGTATTAATGGGATtatagtacaattttttatgaatattttataaactcaTCTGTATAATTTCTCTTTGACGCGTATCTATGTTTGCATGTTTGTTTTTCAATGTAATActgatgtaaatatttttaatgcaataAGTCTACAGATACAATGTACTGTACAAAAAGTATGGTAAAATCACGAACATTTATCTACGAATATTTACaacatataaagaaaaaaaatgtgtatttccaaaaatatatatgcatgTACGTTCTTATGtaaacgaatttattattgaatccCATATCCTTTGACTTtgatttacttaaaatatttatgagataATCGAGGTTACTTGATTATGTAATCATGTATcgtaatgtaataaatttaaaaattcgtttttttgtaaaaacacgATTTTGAAAACGGTATGGCTAGAACTGTTTTCCTAGTTACTATATGTCACGAACATCAAAGGTTCTGACAAGAGTTTCATCTCTATAAAACTACTCTGTGGTTTTGATTTTAGAAagtatttctatattttcagtGATCGATGCACGTATCCATAGTAATGATGGATATGTATAAAATggtataaaatagaattatatcgGTTTATAGGTTGACTTGGAGTATTATACGACAAATCACTTACATCGTACGAAACTGATCGAAACTCGATCACAATGttcagtattatttttttcattctactATTGACCAAATTTTACAGTACTTATTGcgaaaattttgatatcgATACGAATGGATATATTGTTTACTGTCCGTGTATGGGTAAGATATCACATTCTTTCATGTAATCTTGTTTCTTATAGAATACAATTACGCATTCAAATGATTAATTTGACTCTGTATCGTAGGAAGATTTGGAAATCAAGCAGATCACTTTTTAGGTGCTTTAGGATTTGCGAAAGCAATAAATCGTACTCTGGTTCTACCACCATGGGTTGAATACAGAACTGGAGAAACTAAATCAGTTAGTAATCGATATTTAACTATCACCAAATAGTTGTAGTTGTGATGATTGAGTATTTTTTGCTTATTCCTCAGATACAAGTTccttttgataaatattttaatgtttcacaAGTACAAAGTTGCCATAAAGCAATAGTAATGGAGGATTTCATGGACGATATTGCTCCAAAAATATGGCAACCTAAGGAAAGAGTATGTAAGTCTTGaatgttaaatgaaaagattAGATGCCCTTCTGAGACATATTATCGCTTTCAGCTTTCTGTTACTCTGCACGTGGTAAAAAAGATTCATGTAATGCTAAAGAGGGAAACCCGTTTGGTCCATTCTGGGACACATATAACATAGATTTTgtaaaatcagaattttatGGTCCTCTTCATTACGATGTCTATCATACAGACATGGCTGTACAATGGCGAAAGCGATATCCTGCAGTAAGTTGGCCGGTATTAGCATTCACAGGTGCACCTGCTAGTTTTCCTGTtcaattggaaaataaaaagttacatAAATGTCTCCAATGGAATACGGCAATGCTCGACGAAGCGAAAgcatttataaaacaaaaattgtcaaaGGGAGCCTTCATTGGAATACATTTGCGTAACGGAATTGATTGGGTATATATCTATTACTTATTGGGtactgaaatataaataaaagtctataaaataaatacatattatttcattcgttacaGGTTCGTGCTTgcgaatttatttcaagcaCGCCAAATCTTTTCGCTGCTCCTCAATGTCTTGGTTATCGAAATGAACGCGGAAAAGCAACTTCCGCTATGTGTCTACCATCGTTCGATTTAATAGTGCGTCATCTCAAACGTGTCATACGCAATGGTAACGACGTCAAATCAGTGTTTGTTGCATCCGATAATAATTACATGATCGAAGAACTTACTAAAGCGCTGGCACGTATGGAAGTAAGGAATTGGccaatatatttcataataatacgTGTTACATTCCAGGAAAAGATATcgaacatacatatatttatggaatgatctttttacatttattccaGGTATCAGTTTTTAAACAAGATCCGCCTGCATCGCCCCATTTAGATTTAGCTATTCTAGGAAGAGCAAATTACTTCATAGGAAAttgtatttcttctttctcagCTTTTGTTGCAAGAGAAAGAGAAGTTAAAGGTTATCCTTCATTCTTTTGGGGCTTCCCTACAGAAAGATCTTCGTATTCTATTACAcacgaagaattttaataaaatatctatttcttCCACATACTTTCATTCCTTATTTGTTAGCATACTAATTACTGTACCGTCTCCATTAAATAACAGAAATCCTGGAAGTATAATcgaattgaattctttttaatgtaCAGTGAATTCGATctctatttatgtaatatatattttgtatgtatgcatgtatTTTCGTGTTAAatacagtattattttttaaaaccttTCTTTACGTGAAGAATGGCCTCATTGAAtcttaaattacttttttatattaaggAATTATGTATCGactttatgaaatatattctagaCTAGCTTTAt contains:
- the LOC128880845 gene encoding deubiquitinase OTUD6B-like — protein: MAEITLTEEGLTQKHKKERKELQAQIQILKKSICKGDKKKKKEVTEEISRLEEALDEKQEEESTRWKVAHLNINNTEDENIESYNDEVIKNDIQHEQLTHRVSKAQKRRDKKANAERERNERIIEQEALNVFGKRNVELQAIKKILQERDLMMFDIPSDGHCLYNAVAHQLKVIGETPLNFHELRTKTAVHLRENMNEFLPFISNPDSDNVLSPEQYEKYCNDVAGTSAWGGAIELQVLSHVLKCPIEVIQATSASYIVGNEYSNGKRMILTYHRHMYELGAHYNSVTKSVKGEES
- the LOC128880843 gene encoding mediator of RNA polymerase II transcription subunit 15, with product MVMLIEVFQIFLIVYLISECKNMATDENSWKTQSFRQSVIAKIDEVVQTSGMPTTRNSIDMENHVFQKAKTREEYLGFVARLILHVRELNSKKGAGGAAPGTGGTGNQGMPDPIGALQTLARQGTGINQMMSMSGPGSNPQGIIQQPPTNTATNLLQSLNQRPGQPMTMQGMQNKMPGMGMMPAQTSGPMGHMSSIQTMQNNSMLTQMNQMGQGQIPPQMNQVVPNQMGQITPGQMQQSMQTQMQNQLSGQMGNQIGGSISGIQTSMPQQMNQITSAQLGSAQMQQLNHMQRKSGEMINTGFPGPRNVTANQFLRQSPSPSAPSPAGLGAPSSNQMVASPALVPSPSPQHAIMGGPQRSVGMAPSPSSSLNTPGGVGATPSPQQEDQAYRDKVRQLSKYIEPLRRMIAKMGNDGNVDKLSKMKKLLEILSNPSKRMPMDTLLKCEVVLEKVDVKRSDASVGRVSTLKEHHFFSPLLEAVSTHLQSPVVNHTLQRTFGPCLEALFGPEIKNLPPPLKKQKIEESPSDIPDVLQGEIARLDQRFKVSLDPAQQNGSKCIQLICWLDDRHLPCVPPVSVTVPADYPLTPPRCVMAPHEYATTFLCAVQKALNARITKLPRRFSVSQLLDTWEMSVRQASAPSQTPVTTNTVLMGL
- the LOC128880719 gene encoding GDP-fucose protein O-fucosyltransferase 1; amino-acid sequence: MFSIIFFILLLTKFYSTYCENFDIDTNGYIVYCPCMGRFGNQADHFLGALGFAKAINRTLVLPPWVEYRTGETKSIQVPFDKYFNVSQVQSCHKAIVMEDFMDDIAPKIWQPKERVSFCYSARGKKDSCNAKEGNPFGPFWDTYNIDFVKSEFYGPLHYDVYHTDMAVQWRKRYPAVSWPVLAFTGAPASFPVQLENKKLHKCLQWNTAMLDEAKAFIKQKLSKGAFIGIHLRNGIDWVRACEFISSTPNLFAAPQCLGYRNERGKATSAMCLPSFDLIVRHLKRVIRNGNDVKSVFVASDNNYMIEELTKALARMEVSVFKQDPPASPHLDLAILGRANYFIGNCISSFSAFVAREREVKGYPSFFWGFPTERSSYSITHEEF